A region from the Prionailurus viverrinus isolate Anna chromosome E2, UM_Priviv_1.0, whole genome shotgun sequence genome encodes:
- the LYPD4 gene encoding ly6/PLAUR domain-containing protein 4 isoform X1, whose protein sequence is MGLQYLSPVHLLCLLGAVSTLPRAAALLCYEATSSLFRAVSLHNWKWLLMRSMVCKLSEGCEETLVFIETAEGSRRGVVGFKGCSPASSYPQQVSYLVSPPGLSVASYSRVCRSYLCNNLTSLDPFVKLKATTPRSTAFSSHGCPTCVGEHSKDCLPSFVTTDSCPYDASQCYSSTLKFQAGLLNTTFLLMGCARGHHKLLADFHHIGSIRVTEVLNVLEKAQIAGVEPSSRGPAWGILSGLLLAFRD, encoded by the exons ATGGGACTCCAGTACTTGAGCCCTGTGCATCTGCTCTGCCTCCTAGGGGCCGTCTCCACTCTGCCTC GGGCTGCGGCTCTTTTGTGCTACGAAGCAACATCCTCGCTCTTCAGAGCTGTTTCTCTCCATAACTGGAAATGGCTTCTGATGAGGAGCATGGTGTGTAAGCTGAGTGAGGGCTGTGAGGAGACGCTGGTATTCATCGAGACAGCTGAAG GGTCCAGAAGGGGAGTTGTGGGTTTTAAGGGCTGCAGCCCAGCCTCCTCTTACCCCCAGCAAGTCTCTTACCTCGTTTCACCACCTGGACTGTCCGTTGCCTCCTACAGCCGCGTCTGCCGGTCATATCTCTGCAACAACCTCACCAGCTTGGATCCTTTTGTGAAACTCAAGGCCACCACTCCGAGGTCTACAGCATTTTCTTCCCATGGTTGCCCAACCTGTGTGGGCGAACACTCTAAGGACTGCCTCCCAAGTTTTGTCACCACTGATTCTTGCCCCTATGACGCCTCTCAGTGCTACAGTTCCACCTTAAAATTTCAGGCAG GGCTCCTCAATACCACCTTCCTCCTCATGGGCTGTGCTCGTGGACATCACAAACTTTTAGCAGATTTTCACCATATTGGGAGCATCAGAGTGACCGAGGTCCTCAACGTCTTAGAGAAGGCCCAGATTGCTGGCGTAGAGCCCTCCAGTCGGGGTCCTGCTTGGGGCATCCTCTCAGGGCTTCTGCTTGCCTTCAGGGACTGA
- the LYPD4 gene encoding ly6/PLAUR domain-containing protein 4 isoform X2, which produces MGLQYLSPVHLLCLLGAVSTLPRAAALLCYEATSSLFRAVSLHNWKWLLMRSMVCKLSEGCEETLVFIETAEGSRRGVVGFKGCSPASSYPQQVSYLVSPPGLSVASYSRVCRSYLCNNLTSLDPFVKLKATTPRSTAFSSHGCPTCVGEHSKDCLPSFVTTDSCPYDASQCYSSTLKFQGSSIPPSSSWAVLVDITNF; this is translated from the exons ATGGGACTCCAGTACTTGAGCCCTGTGCATCTGCTCTGCCTCCTAGGGGCCGTCTCCACTCTGCCTC GGGCTGCGGCTCTTTTGTGCTACGAAGCAACATCCTCGCTCTTCAGAGCTGTTTCTCTCCATAACTGGAAATGGCTTCTGATGAGGAGCATGGTGTGTAAGCTGAGTGAGGGCTGTGAGGAGACGCTGGTATTCATCGAGACAGCTGAAG GGTCCAGAAGGGGAGTTGTGGGTTTTAAGGGCTGCAGCCCAGCCTCCTCTTACCCCCAGCAAGTCTCTTACCTCGTTTCACCACCTGGACTGTCCGTTGCCTCCTACAGCCGCGTCTGCCGGTCATATCTCTGCAACAACCTCACCAGCTTGGATCCTTTTGTGAAACTCAAGGCCACCACTCCGAGGTCTACAGCATTTTCTTCCCATGGTTGCCCAACCTGTGTGGGCGAACACTCTAAGGACTGCCTCCCAAGTTTTGTCACCACTGATTCTTGCCCCTATGACGCCTCTCAGTGCTACAGTTCCACCTTAAAATTTCAG GGCTCCTCAATACCACCTTCCTCCTCATGGGCTGTGCTCGTGGACATCACAAACTTTTAG